The region CTCGCGCACCTCCAGCACCTGGTGTGTCGCGGCATCCACCCGGAAGACGAACTCTCTCACCCGGGGCGCCGTCTGGCCGGCCGGCGTTCCCCCGGCGGAGCCGGCGGCAGCCGGCGCGCCGCTCGAGCCAGCGGAGCCCGCCGGCCGACCCGCGCCCTCCCTTTCACCTGCGGCGCCGCCGGCCGCCTGCCCACCCCCGCCCGCCTTGCCCGGTCCCGGATCGAATTTGGGGTAATCCGTTGGCATGAAATCCTCCCTTCTCCAAGACGAGGTGAAATCACGCGGGTACCGCATCCGCCGGAGCCGCGAGCACCGGAAGCGGCACGGCCGCCTGCCGCTCGGGGAGCAGGTCCGGCTCGGCGTCCAGCGGCAGCCCCACCGCGAGGCTCAGGAACCAGTCACCGTCCTGTACCATCAGTCGCTTTCGCACCATCTCCGCCAGGAACCCGGCCACCTCGTCCGCCGGCGGGGCGTGTTCTCCGGCCTGCTGCTCGACCAGGCGCTGCACGGCCCGCGCGGGGCGCGCCTGCTCGCAGAAGGCGTAGACCTCCTTCTGCCACCCCTGCAGAGCGAACCGCCGCTCCACCACGCCGCGCCGGTCGGTGATCAGCATCACCCCGTCGCCGGCCAGCGCCAGCGTGAGCGAGGCGCCGCGCAGTGCCGCCTCGCGCCAGAGGACGAGCTGCGCCTCGGTGGGACCGATGTAGCTGGAAGGGTTCAGCCCGTCCGCGTAGTCGTAGTCGAAGAAGTACGCGATCTCGAACGTGACGTCGCTGGAGAACGGGTAGATGTAGCGGTACGCCTGGAGCGGCCGGACGTTGGTGAACCCGAAGTCCCGCCACCGCTCGAAATGAGGGGAGAAGCGGTCCATGCGCAGCCGCCCGCTGCCGCGCGGGGGGGAGAGGTGCGTCAGGCTGCGCAGCGTCTCCAGCTGCTCTTCGTAGTCCTCCGCCCGCTCGCCCGGGAAGCCATAGAGCAGGTTCCAGGTGGGCTCCACGCCGAACTGCCGGCACCACTTGAGGAGTTGGATGTTCTGCAGCCCGTTGGCTCCCTTGCTCATCAGCTTGAGGATGCGGCTGTGGAAGCTCTCGATGCCCGGCTGCACCAGCGTGACCCCCGCTTCGGCCAGCAGCTGCACCTGCGGCTTCCTGAGATTCGCCTTGAGCTCGTAGAACAGGCTCAGGTCCAGCCGCCGGTCGCGCAGCTCCTGCAGAGTCCCGCGGAAGTACTCCATGTCCATGATGGCGTCGACGGCATCGATGCCGCGGATGCGGTAACGCCCCACCAGGTGAGTCAGCTCGTCCAGCACCCGGTCCTTGCTCTTGGAGCGAAAGCGCATGTGCGCCGCGTTCATCCCGCAGAACGTGCAGTGGTGCTTCATCCCCCACCAGCAGCCGCGGGACGTCTCGATCTGCAGCCGCACCGCGAGCTCGTGAGGAATGCGGGTGCCCGCCATCTGGGCGAAGTAGTCGTCGTAATCCGGGAACGGAACGGTGTCCAGGTCTTCCACCCCGCGCGTGGGGCCCGTCGTGCGGCTCTCGCCGTTCTCTCGAAACGCGATCCCCGGGATGTCGCGGAAGTCTTCGCCCTGGAACACCCGTTCGACGAACTGTGGGAAGGTATGGTCCGCTGCGCCGGTGAAGACGTAGTCCAGGTAGGGGAAGTGGCGGTGCAGCGCCTCGCCCATGCTCCCCTCGCAGTTGGCTCCGCCCATCACGATGGCGATCTGCGGGTGGCGGCACTTTATGGCGTGCGCCAGCGCCAGCGAGGCGAGGTTCTGCTCGAACGTGGAGGTGAAGCCCACCATGTCGTACTGCGGCCAGTTCACCGACTCCAGGCAGTGGTCCAGGAACGGACGCACCACGCGGCGCATCTGCCGCACCGTTTCGAGCGTGTGGTCGTCGACCTTGCGGTCGTCACGAAGGTGCTGGAAGAAGTGCTGCTCGGGGGGGAGCTCCTCGCCGAAGAACTCGCTCGCGAACATCCACTCGCCCGCGAAGATCATGTGGCTGCCGCGGTCGCTGAACCACTGGTACAGCTGCGGTCCCACCAGTTCGGCGAAGACGAAGTTGAGGTAGCGGATGTCGCAGGGAATGCCCCGAGCGGTGAGTCCCGCCTTGAGCGTGCTGATGCCGATGGCCGGCCGGTCCGCCCCGCCGAAAGGCATGTTCACCAGCAGGACCTTCTTGCCCATGGTCACCTCCTGCATGAAATCCCTGCCATTGTCACTCGGCCGCCCGCGCGCCGCCGGAGGAGGCGCACGGGAGCCGGGGGGTTTCATTTTGTGACACGGAACGCACTCTGGCAAGAGCCTCGTCGTGGCGTGCCGGGAGCATTGGCCGGGGCGTGTTCGAGCCGGACGGGTCGCCGGGTTCGTCGACCCGGGAGATGACGGGACCTCGCGACGTACGGCCGGCGCGTGCTCGTCACCGGGGGCGGGGAGAATGCCGACGGCAGGATCGTGGCTCGTCGCGGGAACCCGGGCGCGCCGGCGCTTGCGGACACGGCGGATGTTTTCGATACTGCACGGCTCCGGCGTGCTCTCATCTCCCCCCAGCCCGGAGTCCGTATGCTGATCCCCCGCTTCTGGTCCCGCGCCGACTCGCAGGCCGTCACCCCCGACGGCAAACAGGTGCAGTTCCACGTCTGGCGCGGCTCGCGCTCGGACCCGGCGGAGGCGGACGCGCTGGCGCGCGAGGCCGTCGAGCGCATCGCGGGCCGCATCCGGCGCGGCGAGGGGTTCCCGGAGCGCTACTCGTACGGCGACCGGCCGCTGCGCGAGGAGGTGGTGCGCGAGCTCCCCGGCGCCACCGAGGCCGAGCCCGAGGTGGCGATCACCCGCAACTCCTACGGCGCGCTGGTGCTGAACGCCGCGCGGGTCTTCTTCATCGACGTCGACGTGGCGCCCGCGGAGGCCCCGCCGTCCGCGCCCGCCGCCGCCTCCCCGGTCGACGCGCTGTTCGACGCGGTCGATTCGCTCCCCCTGCCGGGCGCGGTGAAGTCGCTCTTCGGCTCCTTCCGCCCTCCCGCCACCCCGTCCACGCCGCCCCCCGCGCCGGCCGACCCGCGCACCGCCGCGCTGGAGCGGCTGCGCGGCTGGCTGGGCGGGCACCCGGAGTGGCGCGTGCGCGTCTACCGCACGCACTCGGGGCTGCGCTACGCCGTCACGCACGCGCTGTTCGGCCCCACCGATGAAGAAGCCCTGAAGGCGATGTCCGTGCTGGGCGCCGACCCGCAGTACGTCCGCCTCTGCCGCGCGCAGAAGAGCTTCCGCGCCCGTCTGACGCCGAAGCCGTGGCGCGTCGGCATCGAGAACCCGCCGGCGCGCTTCCCCTACGAGACCCCGGACGACGAGCGCGCGATGCGCGGCTGGGAGGCGCGGTACGCGCAGGCCTCGCAGCGCTTCGCGACCTGCGAGCTGCTCGAGGAGCTGGGCGGCGGGACGGAGCACCCGGAGGTGGTGCCGATCATCTCGCTCCACGACGAGCACACCCGGGTCGGCTCTACGCTCCCGCTGGCCTGAATCGAACCGACAAAAAGGACTTTTCTCACGCAGAGTCAGCAGAGTCAGCAGAGAAACACCTCTGCTGGCTCTGCGTGAGGCCCGTAGTTTTACCAGTCACTCATCCGATTCAGGAATGTCGGGGGCGGATTTAACCCTCGGCGTCTGCGGGCGCGGGTGGAACGTCGGGGACGAGGGGCGTCCATCCGAGCTGTTCCGGGTCGGCGGGGAGGAGCAGGGGGGCTTCCCCCCAGCGCGCCGTCAGGTTCGCGGCGAGCTCGCGGATGTACGGGAAGAGGAGCTCCGGCGCCCGCCGGGCCGCATCGCGCCAGGCCG is a window of Longimicrobium sp. DNA encoding:
- a CDS encoding RiPP maturation radical SAM C-methyltransferase, whose product is MGKKVLLVNMPFGGADRPAIGISTLKAGLTARGIPCDIRYLNFVFAELVGPQLYQWFSDRGSHMIFAGEWMFASEFFGEELPPEQHFFQHLRDDRKVDDHTLETVRQMRRVVRPFLDHCLESVNWPQYDMVGFTSTFEQNLASLALAHAIKCRHPQIAIVMGGANCEGSMGEALHRHFPYLDYVFTGAADHTFPQFVERVFQGEDFRDIPGIAFRENGESRTTGPTRGVEDLDTVPFPDYDDYFAQMAGTRIPHELAVRLQIETSRGCWWGMKHHCTFCGMNAAHMRFRSKSKDRVLDELTHLVGRYRIRGIDAVDAIMDMEYFRGTLQELRDRRLDLSLFYELKANLRKPQVQLLAEAGVTLVQPGIESFHSRILKLMSKGANGLQNIQLLKWCRQFGVEPTWNLLYGFPGERAEDYEEQLETLRSLTHLSPPRGSGRLRMDRFSPHFERWRDFGFTNVRPLQAYRYIYPFSSDVTFEIAYFFDYDYADGLNPSSYIGPTEAQLVLWREAALRGASLTLALAGDGVMLITDRRGVVERRFALQGWQKEVYAFCEQARPARAVQRLVEQQAGEHAPPADEVAGFLAEMVRKRLMVQDGDWFLSLAVGLPLDAEPDLLPERQAAVPLPVLAAPADAVPA